A stretch of the Staphylococcus sp. NRL 16/872 genome encodes the following:
- a CDS encoding DUF2800 domain-containing protein — protein sequence MKLDHTNRAHAKLSASGAKQWLNCPPSIKASEGIGDKTSVFAEEGTFAHELSELYFKHQYEDLTDFEFNKAFNNYQHNQYYSEELREYVEEYVDQVEEKYNEALARDSDVITMFETRLDLGRYVPESFGTGDVIIYSGGVLEIIDLKYGKGVEVSAIDNPQLRLYGLGAYELLSMLYDIHTVKMTIIQPRLDNYSTEELQINTLVDWGLEYVRPRAELAYNGEGEFKAGEHCRFCKIKHSCRERARYMQDVPNKPAHLLSDDEIAELLYKLPNIKKWADEVESFALEQMAEHDKSYDGWKLVEGRSQRKMTDEQAIKDLLIKEGYKPENVTETKLLSLTKLEKLVGKKSFNTLASDYIVRPQGKLTLAKSSDRRPAIKQSAEDDFDQI from the coding sequence ATGAAGTTAGACCACACAAATCGTGCTCATGCCAAATTGAGTGCAAGTGGTGCTAAACAATGGCTTAACTGCCCACCAAGTATAAAAGCAAGTGAAGGGATAGGCGATAAGACATCAGTCTTTGCAGAAGAAGGAACCTTTGCACATGAGTTAAGTGAGTTGTATTTCAAACATCAATATGAAGACTTAACAGACTTTGAGTTTAATAAAGCTTTCAATAACTATCAACACAATCAGTATTACTCAGAAGAATTAAGAGAATATGTTGAAGAATATGTAGATCAAGTCGAAGAGAAATACAACGAAGCTTTAGCGAGAGATAGTGATGTCATTACTATGTTTGAAACAAGACTAGATTTAGGTCGATACGTACCTGAGTCGTTTGGGACTGGTGACGTCATCATTTATTCCGGCGGCGTGCTTGAAATCATTGACTTGAAATATGGTAAAGGCGTGGAAGTATCAGCAATCGATAACCCACAACTTAGACTTTACGGCTTAGGTGCTTATGAACTTTTAAGCATGTTGTATGACATCCACACAGTAAAAATGACCATTATACAACCAAGACTTGATAACTACTCAACTGAAGAACTTCAAATCAACACACTTGTTGATTGGGGCTTAGAGTATGTAAGACCTAGAGCAGAACTTGCATATAACGGTGAAGGTGAATTTAAAGCAGGCGAGCATTGCAGGTTCTGCAAGATTAAACACTCATGTAGAGAGCGTGCTAGATATATGCAAGATGTACCTAATAAACCGGCTCACTTATTAAGTGACGACGAAATAGCCGAGCTACTTTATAAGCTACCTAATATTAAGAAATGGGCAGATGAAGTTGAAAGCTTTGCACTTGAACAAATGGCAGAGCATGACAAGTCTTACGACGGTTGGAAACTTGTTGAAGGACGTTCACAACGAAAGATGACAGATGAACAAGCAATCAAAGATTTATTAATTAAAGAGGGCTATAAGCCCGAAAACGTTACAGAAACTAAGTTACTTAGCCTTACGAAATTAGAAAAATTAGTCGGTAAAAAATCATTTAACACTTTAGCTAGTGACTACATCGTTAGACCACAAGGTAAGCTCACACTTGCCAAATCGTCTGATAGGCGACCAGCAATCAAGCAAAGTGCTGAAGATGATTTTGACCAAATATAA
- a CDS encoding DUF771 domain-containing protein: MEQTITVTLPDTHVLIPKVGFEKLVSNSLPAFWTMEDLIKESKLSKYLVFKRILEVPRFKKCLKENDIWFEGQGGSSSHYFDAELMWKFLKDYKKEIYKGMKK; the protein is encoded by the coding sequence ATGGAACAAACAATAACAGTCACATTACCCGACACTCATGTTCTTATACCTAAAGTTGGATTTGAAAAGTTGGTAAGTAATTCATTACCTGCATTTTGGACTATGGAAGATTTAATCAAAGAGTCGAAGTTGAGTAAGTACTTAGTATTTAAAAGAATATTAGAAGTTCCTAGATTTAAAAAATGCCTCAAAGAAAACGACATTTGGTTTGAAGGTCAAGGCGGTAGTTCATCTCATTACTTCGACGCTGAATTAATGTGGAAATTCTTAAAAGATTATAAGAAAGAGATTTATAAGGGGATGAAGAAATGA
- a CDS encoding MW1434 family type I TA system toxin, translating to MNIQDATKLATTRLLTMKRTKWEGSHQTQILPTNDSFLHCIITSNDGKHLIRYWQPSADDLMAEDWEVINPIKDQELLKRF from the coding sequence ATGAACATACAAGATGCGACGAAATTAGCTACTACACGCCTTTTAACTATGAAAAGAACAAAATGGGAAGGAAGTCATCAAACTCAAATATTGCCGACAAATGATAGTTTTTTACATTGCATTATAACAAGTAATGATGGAAAACACCTTATTAGATATTGGCAACCTTCAGCAGATGACTTAATGGCAGAAGATTGGGAAGTTATAAATCCAATTAAAGACCAGGAATTATTGAAGCGATTTTAG
- a CDS encoding helix-turn-helix transcriptional regulator, translating into MPEDFKEFPVKVWRTNSKMTQQDVADKLGVTKQSVIRWEKDDAELKGLQLYALAKLFNTEVDYIKAKKI; encoded by the coding sequence ATGCCAGAGGATTTTAAAGAGTTTCCAGTAAAAGTGTGGCGTACTAATTCAAAAATGACACAACAAGATGTAGCTGATAAATTAGGTGTAACTAAGCAATCTGTAATAAGATGGGAAAAAGATGACGCTGAATTAAAAGGTTTACAACTTTATGCTTTAGCCAAATTATTCAACACCGAAGTTGATTATATAAAGGCTAAAAAAATTTAA